The Solibacillus sp. FSL R7-0682 genome includes a window with the following:
- a CDS encoding ABC transporter ATP-binding protein, translating into MANKAIHFENVSFEVNNKKIIHHVTGTIHKGKITTLIGPSGAGKTTLLKMCNGLISTTSGTITVNGEAIEAIEPTKLRRHVGIALQAAPILKTSVYENLALPRKLQQQSLSKEEALHFLKNVGLEEEFLMREASDLSGGQKQKLSIARTLVNQSEILLLDEITSALDPKSVREIEELIVQLNKQFRVTIIWITHNIEQAKRLGHFTWLLKDGELIEAAETNNLFKSSNEVVQQFLKRGDDL; encoded by the coding sequence ATGGCAAACAAAGCAATCCACTTCGAAAATGTATCGTTCGAAGTAAATAACAAAAAAATTATTCACCACGTAACCGGCACTATACATAAAGGAAAAATTACGACACTAATCGGTCCTTCTGGTGCGGGGAAAACTACGTTATTAAAAATGTGTAACGGTCTCATTTCAACAACATCTGGCACAATTACTGTAAATGGCGAGGCAATCGAAGCAATAGAACCAACTAAATTGCGGCGCCATGTTGGCATTGCATTACAAGCAGCCCCTATATTAAAAACTTCGGTTTATGAAAATTTAGCATTACCACGTAAGCTCCAACAGCAATCACTTTCGAAAGAAGAGGCCCTGCACTTTTTAAAAAATGTAGGACTAGAAGAGGAGTTTTTAATGCGCGAGGCATCTGATTTATCTGGTGGTCAAAAGCAAAAGCTATCAATCGCAAGGACATTAGTCAATCAATCCGAAATATTACTATTAGATGAAATCACCTCCGCGCTAGATCCTAAATCCGTCCGTGAAATCGAAGAATTAATTGTACAATTAAATAAACAATTTCGGGTAACAATCATATGGATTACACATAATATTGAGCAAGCAAAAAGGCTTGGTCATTTTACATGGCTTTTAAAAGATGGCGAACTTATCGAAGCTGCTGAAACAAACAATTTATTCAAATCATCTAATGAAGTTGTACAGCAATTTTTAAAACGAGGTGACGATTTATGA